One window of the Prinia subflava isolate CZ2003 ecotype Zambia chromosome 1, Cam_Psub_1.2, whole genome shotgun sequence genome contains the following:
- the ATP6V1C1 gene encoding V-type proton ATPase subunit C 1, translated as MTEFWLISAPGEKTCQQTWEKLHAATTKHNNLSTNSKFNIPDLKVGTLDVLVGLSDELAKLDAFVESVVKKVAQYMADVLEDSKDKVQENLLANGVDLVTYITRFQWDMAKYPIKQSLKNISEIIAKGVNQIDNDLKARASAYNNLKGNLQNLERKNAGSLLTRSLADIVKKEDFVLDSEYLVTLLVIVPKLNYNDWVKQYETLAEMVVPRSSNVLFEDQDSYLCNVTLFRKAVDDFKHKAREYKFMVRDFQYNEEEMKADKEEMNRLSTDKKKQFGPLVRWLKVNFSEAFIAWIHVKALRVFVESVLRYGLPVNFQAMLLQPNKKTMKKLREVLYDLYKHLDSSAAAIIDATMDIPGLNLSQQEYYPYVYYKIDCNLLEFK; from the exons ATGACAGAGTTTTGGCTGATTTctgctcctggggaaaaaacctgTCAACAGACATGGGAGAAGCTACATGCAGCAACTACAAAACACAACAATCTTTCTACTAATTCAAAGTTCAACATTCCAGACTTGAAG GTTGGCACACTGgatgttttggttggtttgtcAGATGAGCTGGCTAAACTGGATGCGTTTGTGGAGAG tgttgtAAAGAAGGTGGCTCAGTATATGGCTGATGTTCTAGAAGACAGTAAAGATAAAGTTCAGGAGAATCTTCTGGCTAATGGAG ttGACTTGGTCACCTATATAACGAGGTTCCAATGGGATATGGCCAAATACCCAATCAAGCAATCCTTGaagaatatttcagaaattattgCAAAG ggaGTAAACCAGATTGACAATGATCTAAAAGCAAGAGCCTCGGCATACAATAATCTGAAAGGGAATCTTCAGAATCTGGAAAGAAAGAACGC GGGAAGCTTGCTAACCAGAAGTCTTGCTGATATTGTAAAGAAAGAGGACTTTGTACTTGATTCAGAATATTTGGTCACATTATTAGTGATTGTGCCGAA GTTAAATTATAATGACTGGGTTAAGCAGTATGAAACACTAGCAGAGATGGTTGTACCACGTTCCAGCAA TGTACTCTTTGAGGACCAAGACAGCTACCTTTGTAATGTCACCTTGTTCAGGAAGGCCGTGGATGACTTCAAGCACAAAGCCAGAGAGTATAA ATTTATGGTCCGTGACTTCCAGTACAATGAAGAAGAGATGAAAGCCGACAAAGAGGAAATGAATAGACTGTCAACTGACAAGAAGAAACAGTTT GGGCCTCTGGTTCGGTGGCTGAAAGTTAATTTCAGTGAAGCTTTCATTGCATGGATTCATGTGAAAGCATTACGTGTTTTTGTTGAATCTGTTTTAAG GTACGGTTTGCCAGTTAACTTCCAGGCAATGTTGCTTCAGCCTAACAAGAAAACGATGAAGAAGCTGAGGGAAGTTCTGTATGACTTATACAAACATCTtgacagcagtgcagcagctaTCATTGAT GCAACTATGGATATTCCAGGTTTAAACCTCAGCCAACAGGAGTACTACCCATATGTGTACTACAAGATCGATTGTAATTTGCTGGAATTCAAGTAA